The proteins below are encoded in one region of Halostella salina:
- a CDS encoding outer membrane protein assembly factor BamB family protein has product MVDDDLYLTEAWTGGTAFALASDDGTEQWSNSDLPPMRWAPALHENRLLVITRAEGNIVRLHALDSTTGEQEWVQEDGITASSGERPPISPTVRDDSVYLGSNRGIIACDATTGEIDWTATLGPHVAETEDGPTWRTDWAKPAVTANLAFTFDMNESYRATREVYAVNTQSGDRGWTAELNVGDDWGLKGHVVAGADRVFVSALKPHVSAGLDDSQWSGAERLFALETTSGEVAWDWTLPKKTLSPPAYADETLYVGEWYPDADTGRLHALDESDGSNIWTYETEKGAVLSPTVAGDTVYISQGEELAAVARADGTRRWRLEIGERTGPPVVVGDTAYIQTSPGHNSESRLLAVREP; this is encoded by the coding sequence GTGGTTGACGACGACCTCTATCTCACTGAGGCTTGGACTGGTGGAACAGCGTTTGCGCTGGCGTCGGATGACGGGACAGAGCAATGGTCGAACAGCGATCTCCCACCAATGCGCTGGGCCCCGGCCCTTCACGAGAACCGGCTGCTCGTCATCACCCGTGCGGAGGGGAACATAGTTCGGCTACACGCGCTGGATAGCACGACCGGAGAGCAAGAGTGGGTACAGGAGGACGGAATCACCGCATCAAGCGGAGAACGGCCGCCGATCAGCCCGACTGTCCGAGATGATTCAGTCTATCTTGGGTCAAACCGAGGGATCATCGCGTGTGATGCGACGACAGGAGAGATTGATTGGACAGCCACACTCGGCCCACACGTCGCCGAGACTGAGGATGGGCCAACGTGGCGGACCGACTGGGCGAAACCAGCAGTAACCGCGAATCTCGCGTTCACGTTCGATATGAACGAGAGCTACCGAGCGACGCGGGAGGTGTACGCGGTGAACACGCAGTCCGGTGACCGGGGGTGGACTGCCGAGCTGAATGTTGGTGATGACTGGGGGCTCAAAGGACACGTTGTCGCTGGTGCGGATCGTGTCTTCGTGTCTGCGTTGAAGCCACATGTCTCCGCTGGATTGGATGACTCACAGTGGTCCGGGGCAGAACGGCTATTCGCCCTTGAGACCACCTCAGGTGAGGTTGCGTGGGACTGGACGCTCCCGAAGAAGACGCTCAGTCCGCCCGCATACGCGGACGAAACGCTGTACGTGGGCGAGTGGTATCCCGATGCGGACACTGGACGGTTGCACGCTCTTGACGAGAGTGACGGGAGCAACATATGGACGTACGAGACCGAAAAGGGAGCTGTCCTATCGCCGACTGTCGCGGGGGATACGGTGTACATCAGTCAGGGTGAGGAGCTTGCAGCTGTCGCACGGGCGGACGGGACACGTCGATGGCGACTGGAAATCGGGGAGCGGACTGGCCCACCGGTTGTCGTCGGGGACACAGCATACATCCAGACGAGTCCGGGGCATAATTCCGAGAGCCGACTACTCGCGGTTCGTGAGCCGTGA